A genomic stretch from Pithys albifrons albifrons isolate INPA30051 chromosome 28, PitAlb_v1, whole genome shotgun sequence includes:
- the ILRUN gene encoding protein ILRUN isoform X2 — translation MGNLQAAIGAYYDFESPNINVPSMSFVEDVTIGEGESIPPDTQFTKTWRIQNTGTEAWPPGVCLKYVGGDQFGHVNMVMVRSLEPQEMADVSVQMCSPSTAGMYQGQWRMCTATGLYYGDVIWVILSVEVGGLLGVTQQLSSFETEFNTQPHRKVEGNFNPFASPQKNRQPDENNLKDPGGSELGTISKNTWGPAPDQIEQDQNGLSQNSVNLSPSSHSNNLSVVTYSKGFHGPYPFGQS, via the exons ATGGG gaATCTGCAAGCTGCCATTGGAGCCTACTATGACTTTGAGAGTCCGAATATCAACGTCCCCTCCATGTCCTTTGTGGAAGATGTCACCATAGGTGAAGGGGAGTCCATCCCTCCTGATACCCAGTTTACAAAAACGTGGAGGATACAGAACACAG GGACAGAGGCGTGGCCCCCGGGGGTTTGCCTGAAGTACGTTGGGGGAGACCAGTTTGGGCACGTGAACATGGTGATGGTGAGGTCCCTGGAGCCGCAGGAGATGGCCGATGTCAGCGTGCAGatgtgcagccccagcaccgCCGGGATGTACCAGGGGCAGTGGCGCATGTGCACGGCCACGGGGCTCTACTACGGAG ATGTCATCTGGGTGATCCTCAGCGTGGAGGTTGGAGGACTTCTGGGTGTCACACAGCAGCTCTCATCCTTTGAAACAGAGTTCAACACGCAGCCGCATCGCAAGGTAGAAGGAAACTTTAACCCGTTCGCCTCTCCACAGAAGAACAGGCAACCAGATGAAAACAACCTAAAAGACCCTGGGGGTTCCGAGCTAGGCACAATCAGCAAAAACACATGGGGGCCTGCTCCTGACCAAATCGAACAAGATCAGAATGGACTGTCACAAAACTCTGTAAATCTCTCCCCCAGCAGTCACTCGAACAACTTGTCGGTAGTGACGTACAGTAAG